The following proteins come from a genomic window of Miscanthus floridulus cultivar M001 chromosome 2, ASM1932011v1, whole genome shotgun sequence:
- the LOC136535871 gene encoding INCREASED PETAL GROWTH ANISOTROPY 1-like protein 1, whose amino-acid sequence MSEEPIPPYCNLISSDEKEMMREGDACVTLLRSKLHGLVERNRALEEENKQLRHQVSRLKGQISSLEGQDTDKRMLWKKLENYATSISYSKEKQFVQSNDGAKEAVDLNSSLYHSRQQFSRVNLVRSRAPRVPNPPPNPTCTQPNTTMRKEGCMTPPPPPPPPPPLPSKLQRSTKEIQRVPEVVELYRSLVRREGKNDAKSGPVGIPAATNSREMIGEIENRSAYVLAIKSDVENQGNFVNFLASEVQNAAYKEIADVEEFVKWLDGELSYLVDERAVLKHFPNWPEKKADAMREAAFNYRDLKNLESEASSFHDDRRVATPMALKRMQALQDKIEQGIHNTERVRDSASGRYKDLKIPWEWMLDSVVISQLKKASLKLAKEYMNRIVNTLKSDPFANDEELLLQGVRFAFRIHQLAGGFDEGCRKAFQELKTYARKSE is encoded by the exons ATGAGTGAGGAACCGATACCACCATACTGTAACCTCATCTCCTCTGATGAGAAAGAGATGATGAGGGAGGGTGATGCATGTGTTACGCTTCTAAGAAGCAAGCTCCATGGTCTGGTCGAAAGGAATCGCGCTCTCGAAGAGGAGAACAAGCAATTGAGACACCAAGTGAGCCGATTAAAAGGTCAGATCTCCTCTCTCGAAGGCCAGGATACTGATAAGAGGATGCTATGGAAGAAGCTGGAGAATTATGCAACCAGCATCAGCTACTCCAAGGAAAAGCAGTTTGTCCAGAGCAATGATGGTGCTAAGGAAGCTGTAGATCTCAACAGCTCATTGTATCACAGCAGGCAGCAATTCTCCAGGGTAAACCTAGTGAGATCAAGGGCGCCAAGGGTTCCAAATCCACCGCCCAATCCGACATGCacccaaccaaacacaactatgAGAAAGGAAGGATGCAtgacccctcctcctcctcctccaccaccacctccactacCTTCCAAGTTGCAGAGGAGCACAAAGGAGATACAAAGGGTACCAGAGGTAGTCGAGTTGTACCGGTCGTTAGTGCGGCGTGAAGGCAAAAATGATGCAAAGTCTGGACCCGTAGGAATTCCAGCAGCAACGAACAGCAGAGAGATGATTGGGGAGATTGAGAACAGATCAGCTTATGTTTTAGCT ATTAAATCAGACGTAGAAAATCAAGGCAACTTTGTGAACTTCCTCGCAAGTGAAGTTCAAAATGCAGCATACAAAGAGATAGCTGATGTTGAAGAGTTTGTGAAGTGGCTTGATGGGGAATTGTCATACCTTGTGGATGAAAGAGCAGTGCTCAAACACTTCCCTAACTGGCCCGAGAAGAAAGCAGATGCTATGAGAGAAGCAGCATTCAACTACCGAGATCTGAAGAACCTAGAATCAGAAGCATCATCCTTTCATGATGACAGGAGAGTAGCTACACCTATGGCTCTCAAGCGCATGCAAGCTCTGCAGGATAA AATTGAACAAGGTATTCATAACACTGAACGAGTAAGGGATAGTGCAAGCGGAAGATATAAGGATCTTAAGATACCATGGGAATGGATGCTCGACTCTGTAGTCATAAGCCAA CTAAAGAAGGCTTCCTTGAAGCTTGCAAAAGAGTACATGAACCGCATTGTGAACACACTGAAGTCAGATCCATTTGCGAATGACGAGGAGCTACTTCTGCAAGGTGTCCGCTTCGCCTTCCGCATACATCAG CTTGCTGGTGGCTTTGACGAAGGATGCagaaaagcatttcaagaactaAAAACTTATGCAAGGAAGTCAGAGTGA